In Candidatus Cloacimonadota bacterium, a single genomic region encodes these proteins:
- a CDS encoding pyruvoyl-dependent arginine decarboxylase, with amino-acid sequence MKGLLIGNRIPREYFITTGTGESDITIHAGSYHLALKDAGIEKANIMTYSSILPGIAQEITRPTNYVHGEVMETIMAACHGESGTRVTAGIIFGWLYNRKTGKKYGGLVCEHNGAYPKQEIEDLLQSSLQELYTNGFDDDYELKDFKIITRSFVPKKKHGTALVALCFTNYIFPILSEEEVVL; translated from the coding sequence TTGAAAGGTTTGCTGATTGGTAATCGTATTCCGAGGGAATACTTCATCACTACCGGAACCGGTGAAAGTGATATTACAATTCATGCCGGTTCATATCATCTGGCACTCAAAGATGCCGGAATCGAAAAAGCTAACATCATGACATATTCATCTATTTTACCTGGAATTGCTCAGGAAATCACACGACCAACAAATTACGTTCATGGCGAAGTTATGGAAACCATCATGGCTGCCTGTCATGGCGAAAGTGGAACGCGAGTTACGGCAGGAATTATTTTTGGCTGGCTTTACAACCGAAAAACCGGTAAAAAATATGGCGGATTAGTTTGTGAGCATAATGGAGCTTATCCTAAACAGGAAATTGAAGATCTACTGCAAAGCAGTCTTCAAGAGCTTTATACCAATGGTTTTGATGATGATTATGAACTTAAAGATTTCAAGATCATCACAAGATCGTTCGTTCCTAAGAAGAAGCATGGAACAGCTCTGGTTGCACTTTGCTTTACAAATTATATCTTTCCGATCTTGTCGGAAGAAGAAGTTGTTTTATGA